The DNA sequence TTCGATGCGAGCCTGTTCCCGCACGAAGCCATTCAGGCGTCCCGCCTTGAATATACCGGCGGTCAATGGCCGCCCAAGGGCATCGAGGTCATCGATCCCTGGCATCTGCCGCTCTACAACACCGTCATCCTGCTTCTGTCGGGCACATGCGTCACCTGGGCGCACCATGCGCTGCTGCATAATGACCGCAAGGGCCTGATCAGCGGCCTGGCGCTCACCGTGGCGCTCGGCGTGTTGTTCTCCACCGTGCAGGTTTACGAATACATTCACGCGCCGTTCGATTTCAAGAACTCGATCTATGGCGCGACCTTCTTCATGGCCACCGGTTTCCACGGTTTCCACGTCTTCGTCGGCACGGTCTTCCTTCTGGTTTGCCTGTTCCGTGCCATTGCCGGCGGTTTCACGCCCAAGCAGCATTTCGGCTTCGAGGCGGCTGCCTGGTACTGGCACTTCGTTGACGTCGTCTGGCTGTTCCTGTTCTTCGCCATCTACATCTGGGGTGGCTGGGGCGCGCCGGTTCACGGGTAAACGACGCCGGATAGGGCCTCGCCCGGAGCAAGGCATTGCGTGTGAGGGGATGGGTCCCACTTGTTTCTTCTCCCCGCCGGGGAGAAGTCCGCGGCAGCGGGATGAGGGGGCGGGAGTGGAGATATCCGGAGAGCTTGCCCCCTCATCCGACCCTTCGGGCCACCTTCTCCCCGGCGGGGAGAAGAAAGTCGCGGCGCCGTTGGGCAACAAACAAGTGCCCGGGTTTTGAGGCAAGCTTCCAAGAGATTTGACGTCATCCTCGGGCTTGACCCGAGGATCCATAGCTCGCTGAAATCGTGGGTCCCCGGGTCAAGCCCGAGGATGACGGAGGAGGGGTTAGGCAACTTCGCGGGAGGTCATCATGTCCGAACCATCAAACGGCAATTTCGCACCTGTTGATCCCATCAAGGTGGGCTTGAAAGGCTGCTGCCCGCGTTGCGGTAACGGCCGGCTGTTTGACGGTTTCCTGACGCCGAAACCGGCCTGCAGCGCCTGCGGGCTGGACTATGGTTTTGCCGATGCGGGTGATGGTCCGGCGGTCTTCGTCATGCTGATCGTCGGTTTTCTGGTTGTCGGGCTGGCGCTCTGGTTCGACCAGCGTTTTGCGCCACCCGTCTGGGTGCATGTCATGCTCTGGTTGCCGTTTACGGTGATTGTCTCGCTCGTGCTGCTGCGCAAGCTGAAGGGGATCATGATTGCGCTGCAATATCGCAACAATGCGAGCGAAGGCAGGCTTGGTCGTGAATGAGGTTTCCCACATGAAGGCGGCGGAAAGACGGGTCTGGTTCGCCGCGCCGCTGGTGCTGCTGGCGCTAGCCATTCTTCTCGGTCTCGGTACCTGGCAGGTGAAGCGGCTTTACTGGAAAGAGGCGCTGATGGCCGATATCGAGGAGCGGCTGAGCGCGAGCCCGGTTCCGCTTGCCGATATTGAAGCAATGGCGAAAAGCGGCGGCGATATCGAATATCGCAAGGTCAGGCTGTCAGGCACTTTCGATCACGCCCGCGAGCGCCATTTCTTCGCCACGCATCAGGGCCGAACCGGTTATTACATCTATACGCCGCTCACGCTTGCCGATGGCCGCATCCTTTTCGTCAATCGCGGCTTTGCGCCCTTCGAGATGAAGGAACAGGCCAAACGGACCGAAGGACAGGTAACCGGCGAGGTCGCAATAACAGGGCTGGCACGCGCACCGCTTGTCGCAAAGCCCTCTTCACTGCTGCCGGATAATGATATCGCCAAGAACATCTTCTACTGGAAGGATCTGGCGGTGATGGCCTCAAGCGTCGATATTCCCTCCAATCGGTTGGTCAACCTTTTCGTGGATGCCGACAATACCCCGAACCCCGGCGGTTGGCCGCAGGGCGGAGTGACGCTGATAGATTTGCCCAACAATCACCTGCAATATGCGATAACGTGGTATGGCTTGGCGCTGGCCCTTGTCATCGTCGTTGGTTTTGCCTATTTCCGGAACCACAAGGCGCGCGACGAATAACGCGCGCCCCGCCCGGCAAGGGGCAGGCTATCGGGCGAGGCATGGAGCACGCCAAGAAGCAGGCCAAGGAGCACGAATGAACATCGCCGTTTCCAAACCCCCTTTGACGATAAGGCTGTGCGGACCGCGCGGCTTTTGCGCGGGCGTGGACAGGGCGATCCAGATCGTCGTGCTGGCGCTGAAGGCCTATGGTGCGCCGGTCTATGTCCGCCACGAAATCGTGCATAACCGTTATGTGGTGGAAGGGCTGGAAGCCAAGGGTGCGGTTTTCGTTGAGGAACTGCATGAAATCCCTGCCGAACATCGCGAACAGCCGGTGGTGTTTTCCGCCCATGGGGTGCCGAAATCCGTGCCTGAAGATGCGCAGGCGCGCAACCTGTTTTATCTCGACGCCACATGCCCGCTGGTCTCCAAGGTTCACAAGCAGGCCATGCGCCACCAGCGCCTTGGCCGCCACGTGGTGCTGATCGGCCATGCCGGTCACCCCGAGGTCATCGGCACCATGGGCCAGCTTCCTGAAGGCACCGTCTCGCTGGTCGAAACGGTGGAAGACGCTGGCACATATGAACCCGTGGACCGCGAAAATCTTGGTTTCGTCACCCAGACGACGCTGTCGGTGGATGATACCGCCGGCGTCATTGCCCGTTTGCAGGAACGTTTCCCTGCCATTCAGGCGCCCGCCGCCGATAGCATCTGTTACGCAACCACCAACCGCCAGGATGCGGTGAAACAGGCGGCACCCGGCTGCGACCTGTTCATCGTTGTCGGTGCACCCAATTCCTCCAACTCCAAGCGGCTGGTGGAAGTGGCGCTGCGGGCCGGGGCAAAGCACTCCGTGCTGGTGCAGCGGGCGGCGGAAATCGACTGGGACACGATCGGCGATATCCGCACCGTTGGTCTTTCGGCTGGCGCATCCGCACCTGAGGTTATCGTCGATGAAATCATCGAGGCCTTCAAGGCACGCTTCGACACCACGCTCGACCTTGCCGTGACGGTTGAGGAAACGGAACATTTCCTCGTCAACCGCGAAC is a window from the Agrobacterium tumefaciens genome containing:
- the ispH gene encoding 4-hydroxy-3-methylbut-2-enyl diphosphate reductase, translated to MNIAVSKPPLTIRLCGPRGFCAGVDRAIQIVVLALKAYGAPVYVRHEIVHNRYVVEGLEAKGAVFVEELHEIPAEHREQPVVFSAHGVPKSVPEDAQARNLFYLDATCPLVSKVHKQAMRHQRLGRHVVLIGHAGHPEVIGTMGQLPEGTVSLVETVEDAGTYEPVDRENLGFVTQTTLSVDDTAGVIARLQERFPAIQAPAADSICYATTNRQDAVKQAAPGCDLFIVVGAPNSSNSKRLVEVALRAGAKHSVLVQRAAEIDWDTIGDIRTVGLSAGASAPEVIVDEIIEAFKARFDTTLDLAVTVEETEHFLVNRELRSIELTTDDMAFVNGNASNALPPKTAAGA
- a CDS encoding DUF983 domain-containing protein; this translates as MSEPSNGNFAPVDPIKVGLKGCCPRCGNGRLFDGFLTPKPACSACGLDYGFADAGDGPAVFVMLIVGFLVVGLALWFDQRFAPPVWVHVMLWLPFTVIVSLVLLRKLKGIMIALQYRNNASEGRLGRE
- a CDS encoding SURF1 family protein: MKAAERRVWFAAPLVLLALAILLGLGTWQVKRLYWKEALMADIEERLSASPVPLADIEAMAKSGGDIEYRKVRLSGTFDHARERHFFATHQGRTGYYIYTPLTLADGRILFVNRGFAPFEMKEQAKRTEGQVTGEVAITGLARAPLVAKPSSLLPDNDIAKNIFYWKDLAVMASSVDIPSNRLVNLFVDADNTPNPGGWPQGGVTLIDLPNNHLQYAITWYGLALALVIVVGFAYFRNHKARDE
- a CDS encoding cytochrome c oxidase subunit 3, translating into MADTHQKNHDYHIIDPSPWPLLASIGAFILTFGGVCYMRYLSGGSFKLFGAELANPWLFYIGLVIVLYTMYAWWADTIKEANEGSHTRVVSLHLRYGMIMFIASEVMFFVAWFWAYFDASLFPHEAIQASRLEYTGGQWPPKGIEVIDPWHLPLYNTVILLLSGTCVTWAHHALLHNDRKGLISGLALTVALGVLFSTVQVYEYIHAPFDFKNSIYGATFFMATGFHGFHVFVGTVFLLVCLFRAIAGGFTPKQHFGFEAAAWYWHFVDVVWLFLFFAIYIWGGWGAPVHG